The following coding sequences lie in one Lemur catta isolate mLemCat1 chromosome 11, mLemCat1.pri, whole genome shotgun sequence genomic window:
- the LOC123647439 gene encoding olfactory receptor 2F1-like yields MQRDNRTWVSEFILMGLSSDRQTQAALFVLFGATYLLTLLGNGLILLLIGLDTRLHLPMYFFLCHLSIVDICCTSSGVPQMLVHFLLEKKTISLARCGTQHFFSLALSGTEFLLLAAMAYDRYVAVCDPLRYTSVMSPRLCVALAAVSWLVGLANSAVQTAITMRLPTCGHNVLNHVACETLALVRLACVDITLNQMVIVASSVVVLLVPCCLVLLSYTHIVAAILRIRSTQGRRKAFGTCASHLTVVSMSYGMALFTHIQPRTTDSAEQDKVVVVFYAVVTPMLNPLIYSLRNKDVKAALSRVLMRTSELKH; encoded by the coding sequence ATGCAGAGGGACAACAGGACCTGGGTGAGTGAGTTCATCCTAATGGGTCTCTCCAGTGACAGGCAGACCCAGGCTGCACTCTTTGTCCTGTTTGGGGCAACCTACCTACTGACGCTGCTGGGAAATGGGCTCATCCTCCTGCTGATCGGGCTGGATACACGACTCCACCtgcccatgtacttcttcctctgCCACCTCTCCATCGTGGACATCTGCTGCACCTCCAGCGGGGTCCCCCAGATGCTGGTGCACTTCCTCCTGGAGAAGAAGACCATCTCCCTTGCCCGATGTGGGACCCAGCACTTCTTCTCCCTGGCCCTTAGTGGGACTGAGTTCCTGCTGCTGGCTGCAatggcctatgaccgctatgtggccGTCTGTGACCCTCTGCGTTACACGTCCGTGATGAGCCCAAGGCTCTGTGTGGCGTTGGCAGCTGTCTCTTGGCTTGTGGGCCTGGCTAATTCCGCCGTGCAGACAGCAATCACCATGCGCCTGCCCACCTGTGGGCACAACGTGCTGAACCACGTGGCCTGTGAGACACTGGCACTGGTCAGGTTGGCCTGTGTGGACATCACTCTCAACCAGATGGTCATAGTGGCCTCCAGCGTGGTGGTGCTGCTGGTGCCCTGCTGCCTGGTCTTGCTGTCCTACACCCACATTGTGGCCGCCATCCTGCGCATCCGCTCCACCCAGGGACGCCGCAAAGCCTTCGGGACTTGTGCCTCCCACCTCACCGTGGTCTCCATGTCCTACGGGATGGCCCTCTTTACACACATACAGCCCCGCACCACAGACTCAGCTGAGCAGGACAAAGTGGTGGTGGTCTTTTATGCTGTGGTGACCCCCATGTTGAACCCTCTCATCTACAGTCTGCGCAACAAGGATGTGAAGGCTGCTCTGAGTAGAGTTCTGATGAGGACCTCTGAATTAAAACATTAG